The following coding sequences lie in one Myxococcus xanthus genomic window:
- a CDS encoding metal ABC transporter ATP-binding protein yields MKTVEPPDGAHAVPATFAPGDALLTCEKLVIGYDGKAILPPIDLTIRRGQFVAVVGRNGSGKSTWFRTLLGMQPPVSGTISRASAQVRSAYVPQTSAIDSLLPLRAGELTAWGRLRGWSFLWPFARKADRQAVQSALETAGAKAFASRPYRELSEGQKQRTLLARLVATEADLVLLDEPTAAMDAVAEHETMQRLCTLSRERGLGVVVVCHDLEVAAEHADVLVFVDRETSAFVMGDARTVFCHPAFRRQYGDEYCQRAPLGPHRGNDAR; encoded by the coding sequence GTGAAGACCGTTGAGCCCCCTGACGGCGCGCACGCGGTGCCCGCCACCTTCGCGCCGGGTGACGCGTTGCTCACCTGCGAGAAGCTCGTCATCGGTTACGACGGCAAGGCCATCCTGCCGCCCATCGACCTGACCATTCGCCGCGGCCAGTTCGTGGCGGTGGTGGGCCGCAACGGATCCGGCAAGAGCACCTGGTTCCGGACGCTGCTGGGCATGCAGCCGCCGGTGTCGGGCACCATCTCCCGCGCCTCCGCGCAGGTGCGCAGTGCTTATGTGCCGCAAACATCCGCCATCGACTCGCTGCTGCCACTGCGCGCGGGCGAGCTGACAGCGTGGGGACGCCTGCGCGGCTGGAGCTTCCTGTGGCCCTTTGCCCGGAAGGCGGACCGGCAGGCCGTTCAGAGCGCGCTGGAGACGGCCGGCGCAAAGGCCTTCGCGTCGCGGCCCTACCGCGAGCTGTCCGAGGGCCAGAAGCAGCGCACGCTGCTGGCCCGGCTGGTGGCCACCGAGGCGGACCTGGTGCTGCTGGACGAGCCCACCGCCGCCATGGACGCGGTGGCCGAGCACGAGACGATGCAGCGGCTGTGCACCCTGTCGCGTGAGCGGGGCCTGGGCGTGGTGGTGGTGTGCCACGACCTGGAGGTCGCCGCCGAGCACGCGGACGTGCTCGTCTTCGTGGACCGCGAGACGTCCGCCTTCGTCATGGGCGATGCCCGCACCGTCTTCTGTCACCCCGCCTTCCGCCGCCAGTACGGCGACGAGTACTGCCAACGCGCGCCCCTGGGACCTCACCGTGGAAACGACGCTCGCTGA
- the folE gene encoding GTP cyclohydrolase I, with protein sequence MARAVADFLRAAGLNLQDVHLADTPARVVEAWTAEFLDGYSRTPEQALGETFPAPPGSSGELVVVTDLRFHSMCPHHLLPLTGRAHVAYVPGKRVVGFGRLSSLVDCFAHRLILQEDMAREVARSLAQVLGSPATACIIEAEQACLRLRGDKQRDAVTHAEAYEGTLRRDGPLRRELWARLGARR encoded by the coding sequence ATGGCGCGTGCCGTGGCGGACTTCCTGCGCGCCGCCGGCCTGAACCTCCAGGACGTCCACCTGGCGGACACCCCCGCGCGCGTGGTCGAGGCCTGGACGGCCGAGTTCCTCGACGGCTACAGCCGCACCCCGGAGCAGGCGCTGGGGGAGACGTTCCCCGCGCCGCCGGGCTCCTCCGGCGAGCTGGTGGTGGTGACGGACCTGCGCTTCCACTCCATGTGTCCGCACCACCTGCTGCCACTCACCGGGCGGGCCCATGTGGCCTACGTGCCGGGCAAGCGGGTGGTGGGCTTTGGCCGGCTGTCATCGCTGGTGGACTGCTTCGCGCACCGGCTCATCCTCCAGGAAGACATGGCGCGGGAAGTGGCGCGTTCCCTGGCCCAGGTGCTCGGCAGCCCCGCCACCGCGTGCATCATCGAAGCGGAACAGGCGTGCCTGCGCCTGCGCGGGGACAAGCAACGCGACGCCGTCACCCACGCGGAAGCCTATGAAGGCACCCTGCGGCGCGACGGTCCCCTGCGCCGTGAGCTGTGGGCCCGGCTGGGGGCCCGGCGATGA
- a CDS encoding Rieske (2Fe-2S) protein has translation MNGQLDGGFIPVATLDALDARGRAVVLVDGVAVALFRVNGELHAVADACPHRAGPLSEGDLVGYVVHCPLHTWPFDVRTGQCPRHPGVHVRTYAVRVQGQHILVSASGRVHAP, from the coding sequence ATGAACGGACAGCTGGACGGAGGATTCATTCCAGTGGCGACGCTGGACGCACTCGACGCGCGGGGCCGCGCGGTGGTGCTGGTGGACGGTGTCGCGGTGGCCCTCTTCCGTGTGAATGGGGAGCTCCATGCGGTGGCGGACGCATGCCCCCACCGGGCCGGCCCCCTGTCGGAGGGCGACCTGGTGGGATACGTGGTGCACTGTCCGTTGCACACCTGGCCGTTCGACGTCCGGACGGGGCAGTGCCCTCGGCATCCCGGGGTGCATGTCCGCACCTATGCGGTGCGTGTGCAGGGACAGCACATCCTCGTGTCCGCATCAGGTAGGGTCCACGCCCCCTGA
- a CDS encoding metal ABC transporter permease, with amino-acid sequence METTLAEPSKWEQFHLAFDLFRDPLLCALIAGGVLGFLSVYVVLRRMVFVSAAVAQSAGLGVALAFYAAIHLGTHVEPVLGATTLALLATMLLMTEPAKLRLTRESLLGLAYALAGGAAVLVGDRIAQEAHDIQGILFGTAVLVTPEQLYTVAIAGGAVMFIQLWWYRGITFASFDRTGALVQGLPVRLLDGVLMVSIGVMVGVCARALGALPVFAFSTLSAIAALMLELRLPWTFFIATLFGAIAGVGGYLFAFFYDFPVGGSQTVFAAAMVAVATVLRMLVHAVQKAR; translated from the coding sequence GTGGAAACGACGCTCGCTGAACCATCCAAGTGGGAGCAGTTCCACCTGGCGTTCGATTTGTTCAGGGACCCGCTGCTGTGCGCGCTCATCGCGGGCGGCGTGCTGGGCTTCCTGAGCGTGTACGTGGTGCTGCGGCGCATGGTGTTCGTCAGCGCCGCGGTGGCCCAATCCGCGGGCCTGGGTGTGGCGCTGGCCTTCTACGCGGCCATCCACCTGGGCACGCATGTGGAGCCCGTGCTGGGCGCCACCACCCTGGCGCTGTTGGCCACAATGTTGCTGATGACGGAGCCGGCGAAGCTGCGCCTCACGCGGGAGAGCCTGCTGGGCCTGGCCTATGCGCTGGCGGGCGGCGCGGCGGTGCTCGTGGGAGACCGCATCGCGCAAGAGGCGCACGACATCCAGGGCATCCTCTTCGGCACGGCGGTGCTGGTGACGCCCGAGCAGCTCTACACGGTAGCCATCGCTGGCGGGGCCGTCATGTTCATCCAGCTGTGGTGGTACCGGGGCATCACCTTCGCCAGCTTCGACCGGACGGGAGCGCTGGTGCAGGGGCTGCCGGTGCGCCTGCTGGACGGCGTGCTGATGGTCAGCATCGGCGTCATGGTGGGCGTGTGCGCCCGGGCATTGGGCGCGCTGCCGGTGTTCGCCTTCTCCACGCTGTCCGCCATCGCCGCGCTGATGTTGGAGCTGCGGCTGCCGTGGACCTTCTTCATCGCCACGCTCTTCGGCGCCATCGCGGGCGTGGGCGGCTATCTCTTCGCCTTCTTCTACGACTTCCCCGTGGGCGGCTCGCAGACGGTGTTCGCCGCGGCCATGGTGGCCGTGGCGACCGTCCTCCGGATGCTCGTCCACGCGGTGCAGAAGGCGCGCTGA
- a CDS encoding zinc-regulated TonB-dependent outer membrane receptor — MATLSRRAHGALMAVSLTPFLFASGASAQDASAPPADAPVQESREDAAPALTPEELEEIEKALGSDAAAAQQNAPTGTAAPPASMPGGGSALSIPGVNTPNTGANFLDLSFILDVAAAAFTDKEPLQSGAHDPTRNGFNLQQLELSIGSVVDPYFRFDANIVFSQFGVEIEEAYGTTLALPYNLQVRAGQFLTRFGRINPTHPHSWDFVDQPFAVGRIFGGESNRGLGAEVSWLAPLPWYVEVIGSTTDATGEATARSFLGATSERVQSPFDLQLTGAVKQFFPLSDDLSLMWGLSTATGPNPTGYRNRTDVFGTDLYLRYRPITQAYNTTLITFQAEAYYRRRQVPGDVLTDFNTYAQAAWRFSPRWATALRYELGTAARGEDGARVIDPLDPDWTESRNRVSANVTFWPTEFSRLRLQGARDHAGWRDEAGYSLMLALELVTGAHGAHAF; from the coding sequence GTGGCAACCCTTTCGCGCCGTGCTCACGGCGCTCTCATGGCCGTTTCACTCACGCCCTTCCTGTTCGCCAGCGGCGCCAGCGCCCAGGACGCCTCCGCGCCTCCGGCGGACGCCCCCGTGCAGGAGTCGCGGGAAGACGCCGCGCCCGCGCTCACACCCGAGGAGTTGGAGGAGATCGAGAAGGCGCTTGGCAGCGATGCCGCGGCCGCGCAGCAGAACGCGCCCACCGGCACCGCGGCGCCGCCGGCTTCCATGCCTGGCGGTGGCTCCGCGCTCTCCATCCCCGGGGTGAACACCCCCAACACGGGCGCGAACTTCCTGGACCTGAGCTTCATCCTGGACGTGGCCGCCGCGGCCTTCACGGACAAGGAGCCCCTGCAGAGCGGCGCGCATGACCCCACGCGCAACGGCTTCAACCTGCAGCAGTTGGAGCTGTCCATCGGCTCGGTGGTGGACCCCTACTTCCGGTTCGACGCCAACATCGTCTTCAGCCAGTTCGGCGTGGAAATCGAAGAGGCCTACGGCACCACGCTGGCGCTGCCCTACAACCTCCAGGTGCGCGCCGGTCAGTTCCTCACGCGCTTCGGCCGCATCAACCCCACGCACCCGCATTCGTGGGACTTCGTGGACCAGCCCTTCGCCGTGGGCCGCATCTTCGGAGGCGAAAGCAACCGCGGACTGGGCGCCGAGGTGTCCTGGCTGGCTCCCCTGCCCTGGTACGTGGAGGTGATTGGCAGCACCACTGACGCCACCGGCGAGGCCACCGCGCGCAGCTTCCTGGGCGCCACCAGCGAACGTGTGCAGTCTCCATTCGACTTGCAGCTCACCGGCGCGGTGAAGCAGTTCTTCCCGTTGTCGGATGACCTGTCCCTCATGTGGGGCCTGTCCACCGCCACCGGTCCCAATCCCACCGGCTACCGCAACCGCACGGACGTGTTCGGCACGGACCTGTACCTGCGCTACCGGCCCATCACCCAGGCCTACAACACCACGCTCATCACGTTCCAGGCGGAGGCCTACTACCGCCGCCGCCAGGTGCCCGGGGACGTGCTGACGGACTTCAACACCTACGCGCAGGCCGCGTGGCGCTTCTCGCCGCGGTGGGCCACCGCGCTGCGCTACGAGCTGGGAACGGCGGCGCGAGGCGAAGACGGAGCGCGCGTCATCGACCCGTTGGACCCGGACTGGACGGAGTCACGCAACCGCGTGTCCGCCAACGTCACCTTCTGGCCCACCGAGTTCTCCCGGCTGCGCCTCCAGGGCGCCAGAGACCATGCCGGGTGGCGGGATGAGGCCGGCTACTCCCTGATGCTCGCGCTCGAGCTGGTGACCGGCGCCCACGGCGCCCACGCGTTCTAA
- a CDS encoding metal ABC transporter substrate-binding protein translates to MTMRLSRLFAAVCAAFTLFVASPARADLNVVTTLPDLAALTKAVGGDHVKVQALALSSQDPHFVDAKPNLALALNRADLLIAVGLDLELGWLPTLQVGARNSKILVGNPGYLVASQFVKLLEVPTVQVDRGQGDVHPGGNPHFLYDPRQALSVARGITDRLAQLDPKNAQAYRDNLATFTTELEKSRADWEKRLASLRGQPVIAYHRTMAYLADWLGFDTIAYLEPKPGIPPNPSHVASVLAQGRQRKARMVLMESYYPDTTARLVASKIPAPLVTLHGGTDFKAKETYLQHINEMVERLEKGLAGKGT, encoded by the coding sequence ATGACCATGCGTCTCTCCCGTCTGTTCGCGGCCGTGTGCGCCGCCTTCACCCTCTTCGTCGCGTCCCCCGCTCGCGCGGACCTCAACGTCGTCACCACCCTGCCGGACCTGGCCGCGTTGACGAAGGCCGTGGGCGGCGACCACGTCAAAGTGCAGGCCCTGGCGCTGTCCAGCCAGGACCCGCACTTCGTGGATGCCAAGCCGAACCTCGCCCTGGCGCTCAACCGCGCGGACCTGCTCATCGCGGTGGGCCTGGACCTGGAGCTCGGCTGGCTGCCTACGCTCCAGGTGGGCGCGCGCAACTCGAAGATCCTCGTGGGCAACCCGGGCTACCTGGTGGCCTCGCAGTTCGTGAAGCTGCTGGAGGTCCCCACGGTGCAGGTAGACCGGGGACAGGGCGACGTCCACCCGGGCGGAAACCCGCACTTCCTCTATGACCCGCGCCAGGCGCTGTCCGTCGCGCGCGGCATCACCGACCGGCTGGCGCAGTTGGATCCGAAGAACGCGCAGGCCTACCGCGACAACCTCGCCACCTTCACCACCGAGTTGGAGAAGTCGCGCGCGGATTGGGAGAAGCGGCTGGCGTCGCTGCGTGGCCAGCCCGTCATCGCCTACCACCGGACCATGGCGTACCTGGCGGACTGGCTGGGCTTCGACACCATCGCCTACCTGGAGCCCAAGCCCGGCATCCCGCCCAACCCGTCGCACGTCGCGAGCGTCCTGGCCCAGGGCCGTCAGCGCAAGGCGCGCATGGTGCTGATGGAGAGCTACTACCCGGACACCACCGCGCGGCTGGTGGCCTCGAAGATTCCCGCGCCGCTCGTCACGCTGCACGGCGGCACGGACTTCAAGGCGAAGGAGACATACCTCCAGCACATCAACGAGATGGTCGAGCGCCTGGAGAAGGGGCTCGCCGGCAAGGGGACTTGA